The Bacteroidales bacterium genome has a segment encoding these proteins:
- the rsfS gene encoding ribosome silencing factor: protein MIESIIKGIFEKKGHEVVCIDLSRVENAICSYFVICHGDSNTQVNAIAESVEKETREQLQIRPYSVEGTNNAEWVLLDYGDAIVHIFQKPFRSHYKLEELWGDGKITHIESNIHE, encoded by the coding sequence TTGATAGAAAGTATAATAAAAGGCATTTTTGAGAAAAAGGGGCATGAAGTGGTGTGTATCGATTTATCCCGGGTAGAGAACGCCATTTGTAGTTATTTCGTGATTTGTCACGGAGATTCGAACACACAAGTTAATGCCATAGCCGAATCCGTAGAAAAAGAAACCAGGGAACAATTGCAGATCCGTCCATACTCTGTGGAAGGAACCAATAATGCGGAATGGGTATTATTGGATTATGGAGATGCCATTGTACATATTTTTCAAAAACCATTCAGATCACATTACAAACTGGAAGAATTATGGGGAGACGGCAAAATCACCCATATTGAATCGAATATTCACGAATAA
- a CDS encoding arylsulfatase, with protein sequence MKTPPYQLSIFGLFAACTTFCSCDSGEELPKRPNIVVILADDIGYGDLSAYGSTTIHTPNVERLAASGIRFMNAHASAATSTPSRYSLLTGQYAFRRKDTGIARGNAYMIIQPDQYTLPAMLQEAGYTTGVVGKWHLGLGDENGQDWNGYMTPGPGQIGFDYSYIMAATGDRTPCVYFENQRIVNLDPNDPVEVSYTVPFPGEPLGRTHPELLTKLKPSHGHDMAIVNGISRIGYMRGGKSALWVDENIADSITHKAVSFIENNKDHPFFLYFGTNDIHVPRYPHPRFVGKSGMGPRGDAILEFDWSVGQILDVLERNGLTDNTLIILTSDNGPVVDDGYRDQAVELLGDHRPWGPLRGGKYSAFDAGTRVPFIVSWPAAKLAKGEDSPALISQVDMLATLASLTDQRLPKKSAPDSFDQLKAWIGKDPVGREYIMEQSNTLSVIKGEWKYIAPAKGAAYWPLTNTETGISQEPQLYNLSNDIGEQNNIASDYRDKVEELQKLIDWVKANPHTR encoded by the coding sequence ATGAAAACACCTCCTTATCAGTTGTCTATATTCGGCCTGTTCGCAGCCTGTACTACTTTTTGTAGTTGTGATTCAGGAGAGGAATTACCCAAACGCCCAAATATAGTGGTAATACTGGCCGATGATATAGGTTATGGAGATTTGAGTGCTTATGGGTCAACTACTATTCATACCCCTAATGTAGAACGTCTGGCAGCATCCGGAATACGCTTTATGAATGCTCATGCTTCTGCTGCGACCAGTACTCCTTCCCGTTATTCTTTACTGACCGGGCAATATGCCTTCAGGCGTAAAGATACCGGAATTGCCCGTGGAAATGCATATATGATCATTCAACCGGACCAGTATACTCTTCCGGCTATGCTACAGGAAGCCGGATATACCACCGGGGTGGTAGGAAAATGGCATTTGGGACTGGGGGATGAAAACGGACAGGACTGGAATGGCTATATGACACCCGGGCCCGGACAAATAGGGTTTGATTATTCCTACATAATGGCTGCCACCGGGGACCGGACCCCTTGTGTGTATTTTGAAAATCAGCGAATTGTGAACCTGGACCCTAACGATCCCGTAGAAGTAAGTTACACTGTACCATTTCCGGGAGAACCTTTGGGCCGGACACATCCGGAATTGCTAACCAAACTAAAACCCAGCCACGGGCATGATATGGCTATCGTGAATGGAATCAGCAGGATCGGATATATGCGCGGAGGAAAATCGGCACTTTGGGTAGATGAAAATATTGCGGATAGTATTACACACAAAGCTGTTTCGTTCATAGAGAACAATAAAGATCATCCGTTTTTCCTGTATTTCGGGACCAACGATATTCATGTTCCCCGTTATCCTCATCCCCGTTTTGTCGGAAAATCCGGAATGGGTCCCCGTGGGGATGCCATCCTGGAATTTGACTGGTCGGTAGGCCAGATATTGGATGTATTGGAAAGAAACGGACTAACGGATAATACATTGATTATCCTTACCAGCGACAATGGACCGGTAGTGGATGACGGTTACCGTGACCAGGCAGTGGAACTGCTGGGTGATCATCGTCCGTGGGGACCGTTACGTGGAGGGAAATACAGCGCTTTCGACGCAGGAACCCGGGTGCCGTTTATTGTCAGCTGGCCTGCCGCTAAATTAGCAAAGGGAGAAGATTCACCCGCATTGATCAGCCAGGTGGATATGCTGGCTACCCTGGCATCACTTACAGATCAGAGACTTCCCAAAAAATCGGCTCCGGATAGTTTTGACCAGTTGAAAGCATGGATCGGGAAAGATCCGGTAGGAAGGGAATATATAATGGAACAATCCAATACTTTATCGGTCATAAAGGGTGAATGGAAATACATTGCACCGGCGAAGGGAGCCGCATATTGGCCGCTGACAAATACCGAAACAGGGATCAGCCAGGAGCCTCAACTGTACAACCTGAGTAATGATATAGGGGAACAAAATAATATAGCCTCTGATTATCGGGACAAAGTAGAAGAACTTCAAAAACTAATTGATTGGGTGAAAGCCAATCCTCACACCAGATGA